The following proteins are encoded in a genomic region of Actinomadura sp. NAK00032:
- a CDS encoding putative leader peptide: MLVGMHARTSSLWTRPHVDLGRLASALCRPAAPLGGAAQRHP, translated from the coding sequence ATGCTGGTCGGCATGCACGCACGGACCTCTTCTCTGTGGACGCGGCCGCACGTCGATCTGGGCCGTCTGGCGAGCGCGCTGTGTCGCCCCGCCGCGCCGCTCGGCGGCGCAGCGCAGCGGCACCCGTGA
- a CDS encoding cation-translocating P-type ATPase translates to MSLARTVLSIPNAASRTAVRGAAAGVRTTVRAGAGALGSVATLAAGGPRRRVWAHGGRAHIQANGLSGGGPRHRRYTGALTSALRNLDGVDWAEVNAVAGNVLITYAQGAVDVDTLVETVRSVEEAHGATRFDEEAHFRRPDDDMARASAVSALAADCAGVAAAVLGRLLVLPPVPAPVRAAVTLAETVPSLRTALEHRLGVLRADALLGVATAAVHGAGQGIAPPVTDAVHRVFQLYEFRAHREAWRLREPQLAVPGRQPHECGTPAERPRPLPDGPVERASRRTALAQLLGSGGVLAGTRDASAAAEVLLATVPKAARLGREAFAAVLGRDLARRGVVVLDPGALRRLDRVSAVVLDSAALCDGELRLLSAVSTSAALDDADVWRAAGEVLAGHGRAALEGPGPWPGAGRRLARAPDAPSGGPGDPDGITLDLLDDRGERCGRVRVGTSLDRLAEGLLAAAHRAADVVVLTEHASTRELLAWGDDSPVAAEDLARSVEALQRDGHVVLAFSSGRSEALDAADVGVGVLRGHGLADWRADLVCGPGLAEAWRLLDAVPAARRASERSAQLALSASALGALLIAGRPRRPARRGPLSRITGTWRDVPPVHAAALSAMFANAVGARRLNHRPLPPPVVRDAWHALTAAEAYRRLTPVADGDEAGGPGLAEAPVLRRAAGPLRTGLRLAAAVRQELDDPLTPILALGAAASAVVGSSVDAALVAGVMTGNAFIGGAQRMRAERALGELMLGQQVHARRVPAAALETVRGPDGFARLGTAGGDRVAAAGLRTGDVILLRSEDVVPADARLLHAESLEVDEATLTGESVPVDKGTEPCPGAEPADRHCMVYEGTVVVAGEAAAVVVATSDATETGRAAALAGAADTSASMQTRLAELTHQALPATALGGAAVTVLGMLRGLPLRSALGSGVAVAVAAVPEGLPLVATVSQLAAARRLSRLGVLVRSTRALEALGRVDTLCFDKTGTLTEGRLRLVRAAGPARALPLTGDDARRVLRVAARACPPPGGRTAPHATDRAVLERARGLPPDRRWRLEEELPFETTRGFSASLGRDGDRWLIAVKGAPEVLLAKCSRLDGEGGRLTASRRRAAAGTVRRLAGEGLRVLAIAERPVADAGEVRGDIADHVADLTLLGFIGIADPPRPTAEEAVHRLHEAGVRVTMITGDHPATAAAVAAELGIPGAGEVVTGAELDAMPAGERRRAVQRAAVFARVTPAHKVRIVKDLRRAGRVVAMTGDGANDAAAIRRADVGIAVAGRSSGAARDAADLVLTAPDTALILDALREGRALWHSVRDAAAILVGGNAGEVAFTVLGTALGGNAPLSTRQLLVVNMLTDMLPSLAVAITPADPRPAAEVPLGTAPVRGFTGQDMGRVLAVRGTATAAAALASWHTGRLTGLVPGGRRRASTMGLAALVGAQLGQTLIARWHSPLLLATCAVSAAALFGIVETPGISQFFGCTPLGPGAWTVVTLSAAAATLGAAVAPRLLPPGDGWQAAPE, encoded by the coding sequence ATGTCCCTGGCCAGGACGGTGCTTTCCATACCGAACGCGGCGTCGCGGACGGCCGTGCGCGGTGCCGCCGCCGGAGTGCGGACCACCGTGCGCGCCGGCGCCGGAGCCCTGGGCTCGGTCGCCACCCTCGCCGCGGGCGGCCCCCGGCGCCGCGTCTGGGCGCACGGCGGCCGGGCGCACATCCAGGCCAACGGCCTGTCGGGCGGCGGCCCGCGCCACCGGCGGTACACCGGTGCGCTGACGAGCGCGCTGCGGAACCTGGACGGCGTCGACTGGGCGGAGGTCAACGCGGTCGCGGGGAACGTCCTCATCACCTACGCGCAGGGCGCGGTCGACGTGGACACCCTGGTCGAGACCGTCCGGTCCGTCGAGGAGGCGCACGGCGCCACCCGCTTCGACGAGGAGGCGCACTTCCGCCGGCCCGACGACGACATGGCGCGGGCGTCGGCGGTGAGCGCGCTCGCCGCCGACTGCGCCGGGGTCGCCGCCGCCGTCCTCGGCAGGCTGCTCGTCCTGCCGCCGGTGCCCGCCCCGGTCCGCGCGGCGGTGACGCTCGCCGAGACCGTCCCGAGCCTGCGGACCGCGCTGGAGCACCGGCTCGGCGTGCTGCGCGCCGACGCCCTGCTGGGCGTCGCGACCGCCGCCGTCCACGGCGCCGGGCAGGGGATCGCGCCGCCGGTCACCGACGCCGTGCACCGCGTCTTCCAGCTCTACGAGTTCCGCGCGCACCGCGAGGCGTGGCGGCTCCGCGAGCCGCAGCTGGCGGTGCCGGGCCGGCAGCCGCACGAGTGCGGCACCCCCGCCGAGCGGCCGCGCCCCCTCCCGGACGGGCCGGTGGAGCGGGCGTCGCGGCGCACCGCGCTGGCCCAGCTGCTCGGCTCCGGCGGCGTCCTGGCGGGCACCCGCGACGCGTCCGCCGCCGCCGAGGTGCTGCTGGCGACCGTGCCCAAGGCGGCCCGGCTCGGCCGGGAGGCGTTCGCGGCGGTGCTCGGCCGCGACCTCGCGCGGCGCGGCGTGGTCGTCCTCGACCCGGGCGCGCTGCGCCGCCTCGACCGGGTCAGCGCGGTCGTCCTCGACTCCGCGGCGCTGTGCGACGGCGAGCTGCGGCTGCTCTCCGCGGTCTCCACGAGCGCCGCACTGGACGACGCGGACGTGTGGCGCGCGGCCGGCGAGGTGCTCGCCGGCCACGGCCGCGCCGCGCTGGAGGGGCCCGGCCCGTGGCCGGGCGCGGGACGGCGGCTCGCACGGGCGCCGGACGCGCCGTCCGGCGGCCCCGGCGACCCGGACGGCATCACCCTCGACCTCCTCGACGACCGGGGCGAGCGGTGCGGCCGGGTCCGGGTCGGCACCTCGCTGGACCGGCTGGCCGAAGGGCTGCTGGCGGCGGCGCACCGGGCCGCCGACGTGGTCGTGCTGACCGAGCACGCGAGCACTCGGGAGCTGCTGGCCTGGGGCGACGACTCCCCGGTGGCCGCCGAGGACCTGGCGCGCTCGGTCGAGGCGCTGCAGCGCGACGGCCATGTGGTGCTGGCCTTCTCCAGCGGCCGGAGCGAGGCCCTGGACGCGGCGGACGTGGGCGTCGGCGTCCTGCGCGGCCACGGCCTGGCCGACTGGCGCGCCGACCTCGTCTGCGGCCCCGGGCTGGCGGAGGCGTGGCGGCTGCTGGACGCCGTCCCGGCGGCGCGGCGCGCGAGCGAGCGCTCGGCGCAGCTCGCGCTGAGCGCGTCCGCGCTGGGCGCGCTGCTGATCGCGGGACGGCCCCGGCGCCCCGCCCGCCGGGGGCCGCTCAGCCGGATCACCGGCACCTGGCGGGACGTCCCGCCCGTGCACGCCGCCGCGCTGTCGGCGATGTTCGCCAACGCGGTCGGCGCCCGGCGGCTGAACCACCGGCCGCTGCCGCCGCCCGTCGTCCGCGACGCCTGGCACGCCCTCACGGCGGCGGAGGCCTACCGGCGGCTCACCCCCGTCGCCGACGGGGACGAGGCCGGCGGGCCCGGACTCGCCGAGGCGCCGGTGCTGCGCCGCGCGGCCGGGCCGCTGCGCACGGGCCTGCGCCTCGCCGCGGCCGTCCGGCAGGAGCTCGACGACCCGCTCACCCCCATCCTCGCGCTCGGCGCGGCGGCCTCCGCCGTCGTCGGGTCCAGCGTGGACGCGGCCCTGGTCGCGGGCGTCATGACCGGCAACGCGTTCATCGGCGGCGCGCAGCGGATGCGGGCCGAGCGCGCCCTCGGCGAGCTGATGCTGGGCCAGCAGGTCCACGCCCGCCGGGTGCCCGCCGCCGCGCTGGAGACCGTGCGCGGCCCGGACGGCTTCGCCCGGCTCGGGACCGCCGGCGGCGACCGCGTCGCGGCCGCCGGCCTGCGCACCGGCGACGTGATCCTGCTGCGTTCGGAGGACGTCGTCCCGGCGGACGCCCGGCTGCTGCACGCCGAGTCGCTGGAGGTGGACGAGGCCACGCTCACCGGCGAGTCCGTCCCCGTCGACAAGGGCACCGAGCCGTGCCCCGGCGCCGAGCCCGCCGACCGGCACTGCATGGTCTACGAGGGCACGGTCGTCGTCGCGGGCGAGGCCGCCGCCGTGGTGGTCGCCACCTCCGACGCCACCGAGACCGGACGGGCCGCCGCGCTCGCCGGCGCCGCCGACACCTCCGCCAGCATGCAGACGCGGCTGGCCGAGCTCACCCACCAGGCCCTGCCCGCGACCGCGCTCGGCGGCGCGGCCGTCACGGTGCTCGGGATGCTGCGCGGGCTGCCGCTGCGCAGCGCGCTCGGGTCCGGCGTGGCGGTCGCCGTCGCCGCCGTCCCGGAGGGGCTGCCGCTGGTCGCCACCGTCTCGCAGCTCGCCGCCGCGCGGCGGCTGTCGCGGCTCGGCGTGCTCGTCCGCTCCACCCGCGCGCTGGAGGCGCTCGGCCGGGTGGACACCCTGTGCTTCGACAAGACCGGCACGCTCACCGAGGGCAGGCTCCGGCTCGTCCGCGCCGCCGGGCCCGCCCGCGCGCTGCCGCTCACCGGCGACGACGCGCGGCGCGTCCTGCGGGTCGCCGCGCGCGCGTGCCCGCCGCCCGGCGGCCGGACCGCCCCGCACGCCACCGACCGGGCCGTCCTCGAACGGGCCCGCGGCCTGCCGCCCGACCGGCGGTGGCGGCTGGAGGAGGAGCTGCCCTTCGAGACCACCCGCGGGTTCTCCGCCTCGCTCGGCCGCGACGGCGACCGGTGGCTCATCGCCGTCAAGGGCGCGCCCGAGGTGCTGCTGGCCAAGTGCAGCCGGCTCGACGGGGAGGGCGGCCGGCTCACCGCGTCCCGGCGCCGCGCCGCCGCCGGGACGGTGCGGCGGCTGGCGGGGGAGGGGCTGCGCGTGCTCGCGATCGCCGAGCGGCCCGTCGCCGACGCCGGCGAGGTGCGCGGCGACATCGCCGACCACGTCGCCGACCTGACGCTGCTCGGCTTCATCGGCATCGCGGACCCGCCGCGCCCCACCGCCGAGGAGGCCGTGCACCGGCTGCACGAGGCCGGCGTCCGGGTCACCATGATCACCGGCGACCATCCGGCGACCGCCGCGGCCGTCGCCGCCGAACTCGGCATCCCGGGCGCCGGCGAGGTCGTCACCGGCGCCGAGCTGGACGCCATGCCCGCCGGGGAGCGCCGCCGGGCCGTCCAGCGGGCCGCCGTCTTCGCCCGCGTCACCCCCGCCCACAAGGTGCGCATCGTCAAGGACCTGCGCCGGGCCGGCCGGGTCGTCGCGATGACCGGGGACGGCGCGAACGACGCCGCCGCGATCCGCCGCGCCGACGTCGGCATCGCGGTGGCCGGGCGCAGCTCCGGCGCCGCCCGCGACGCCGCCGACCTCGTCCTCACCGCGCCCGACACCGCGCTGATCCTGGACGCGCTGCGCGAGGGCCGCGCGCTGTGGCACAGCGTCCGCGACGCCGCCGCGATCCTCGTCGGCGGCAACGCGGGCGAGGTCGCCTTCACCGTCCTCGGCACGGCGCTCGGCGGGAACGCCCCGCTCAGCACCCGCCAGCTCCTGGTGGTGAACATGCTGACCGACATGCTGCCGTCACTCGCCGTGGCGATCACCCCGGCCGACCCGCGGCCCGCCGCCGAGGTCCCGCTCGGCACCGCGCCCGTGCGCGGGTTCACCGGCCAGGACATGGGCCGGGTGCTGGCCGTGCGCGGCACCGCCACCGCGGCCGCCGCCCTCGCGTCCTGGCACACCGGGCGGCTCACGGGGCTCGTCCCCGGCGGCCGCCGCCGCGCCTCCACCATGGGCCTCGCCGCGCTCGTCGGCGCCCAGCTCGGCCAGACCCTCATCGCCCGCTGGCACAGCCCGCTGCTGCTGGCCACCTGCGCCGTCTCGGCCGCCGCGCTGTTCGGCATCGTCGAGACGCCGGGCATCAGCCAGTTCTTCGGCTGCACCCCGCTCGGGCCGGGCGCCTGGACGGTCGTGACGCTGTCGGCGGCGGCCGCGACCCTCGGCGCCGCCGTGGCGCCCCGGCTGCTGCCACCCGGGGACGGGTGGCAGGCCGCGCCGGAATGA
- a CDS encoding cysteine dioxygenase family protein: MTTSTSAPAAGAPATGAPATGAPATAEGTLAETAAALARNSGEWLARVRFDPQGRWYERLHRDGDREIWLISWLPGQSTGLHDHGGSRGAFAVALGALEESDPGAVRTLAPGEVRAFGPDYVHEVRNTSAAPAVSVHAYSPPLAAMNRYDLVGGRPVLRDTEEAGRW, translated from the coding sequence ATGACGACGAGCACGAGCGCCCCGGCGGCGGGCGCACCGGCGACGGGCGCACCGGCGACGGGCGCACCGGCGACGGCGGAGGGCACGCTGGCCGAGACGGCGGCGGCGCTGGCGCGCAACAGCGGTGAATGGCTGGCGCGGGTGCGGTTCGACCCGCAGGGGCGCTGGTACGAGCGCCTCCACCGCGACGGCGACCGGGAGATCTGGCTGATCAGCTGGCTCCCCGGCCAGAGCACCGGCCTGCACGACCACGGCGGCTCGCGCGGCGCGTTCGCGGTCGCGCTGGGCGCGCTGGAGGAGTCCGACCCGGGCGCGGTGCGCACGCTGGCGCCGGGCGAGGTCCGCGCGTTCGGGCCCGACTACGTGCACGAGGTGCGCAACACCTCGGCCGCCCCGGCGGTCAGCGTGCACGCCTACTCCCCGCCGCTGGCCGCGATGAACCGCTACGACCTCGTCGGCGGCCGACCGGTGCTGCGCGACACCGAGGAGGCCGGCCGCTGGTGA